A window from Acidobacteriota bacterium encodes these proteins:
- a CDS encoding transpeptidase family protein — protein MSRLADSIRPPWGRRSTRRRRAAAHAPRPEWRDTLKRRVLVAAWAFAIWVVAIEARLVHLQVVQHAELVARAGSQQRRTIEVHSKRGEILDRNGRVLAYSVDADTVYAVPTDIDEPAATARALCNALNECTRVDRDALERRLHRRRSFALLKSDPSSEEARRVAALGLASAGIDPDTGAVYAVPSRIEDEELEATASAICGALDDCAGAGRDDLARRLRRPRDFAYVQRKVSPEEARRVAALGLDGVGFLTEDRRYYPGRELAAHLIGYVGLDNQGLSGIESTYDSEIGGRAGQILVHTDARRRAFSRIDRPPTAGATVELTIDKHLQHIAERELRAGIRTYDADAGAVVMLDPRTGEVLALASAPSFNPNVFGAATPAQRRNRAVQDVYEPGSTFKIVTAAAAFEEDAVQPDEVFDVSAGFIRIGRNRIHDFTTYGPLSFTDVIVKSSNVGAILVGLRLGPERLSRYVDRFGFGRALSRDFPGESAGLVWSAETLNDRAIASIAMGYQIAVTPLQMAAAFAAVANGGELLEPRVVRTVARNGGRVQSERRVIRRAISRETAAALTGIMTQVAERGTARRARVPGYAVAGKTGTAEKLIDGRYSHTDHNASFVGFVPADAPRFVVLVMLDTPRTAMINGIRQRAYTGGAAAAPVFQRIAEAALRYLRVPRTQDSTRPPLVARSAPARDADLRAAAWSESAGAPLPARSAVASEDAGSIPDLRGLSARQAVEVLGRIGLRAEFNGDGAVARHVPAAGEAVDPGATVTVWLQRYAPPADDAEALGP, from the coding sequence GTGAGCCGACTCGCGGACTCTATTAGGCCGCCCTGGGGCAGGCGGAGCACGCGGCGCCGGCGCGCCGCGGCGCATGCGCCGCGCCCGGAGTGGCGCGACACGTTGAAACGTCGCGTGCTGGTGGCGGCTTGGGCGTTCGCGATCTGGGTCGTCGCCATCGAGGCCAGGCTCGTGCATCTGCAGGTCGTGCAGCACGCGGAGCTGGTTGCGAGGGCGGGAAGCCAGCAGCGGCGGACCATCGAAGTGCATTCGAAGCGCGGCGAGATTCTGGATCGGAACGGGCGCGTGCTTGCGTACAGCGTCGACGCCGACACGGTCTACGCCGTGCCTACCGACATCGATGAGCCGGCAGCCACCGCCCGCGCCCTCTGCAACGCGTTGAACGAATGCACGCGGGTGGACCGGGACGCCCTCGAACGTCGTCTCCACCGTCGCAGGAGCTTCGCCCTGCTGAAGTCCGACCCGTCTTCCGAGGAAGCGCGGCGCGTGGCGGCTCTGGGACTGGCCTCCGCGGGGATCGACCCGGACACCGGCGCCGTATACGCCGTGCCCTCCAGAATCGAGGACGAAGAGCTCGAAGCGACTGCGAGTGCGATCTGCGGCGCCCTCGACGACTGCGCCGGGGCCGGGCGGGACGACCTGGCGCGCCGTCTCCGGCGCCCCAGGGACTTCGCGTACGTCCAGCGCAAGGTGTCGCCGGAAGAGGCGCGGCGCGTGGCGGCCCTGGGGCTGGACGGCGTCGGATTCCTCACCGAAGACCGGCGCTACTACCCCGGCCGCGAGCTCGCGGCGCACCTCATCGGCTACGTCGGGCTCGACAACCAGGGCTTGAGCGGGATCGAGTCGACCTATGACTCGGAGATCGGCGGCCGGGCGGGACAGATCCTGGTCCACACCGATGCCCGCCGGCGCGCTTTCAGCCGCATCGACCGGCCGCCGACTGCCGGCGCGACCGTCGAGCTGACCATCGACAAGCATCTCCAGCATATCGCGGAGCGCGAGCTACGGGCGGGGATTCGAACCTACGACGCGGATGCCGGGGCGGTCGTGATGCTCGATCCGCGCACCGGCGAGGTGCTGGCGCTCGCCAGCGCGCCGTCGTTCAATCCGAACGTGTTCGGCGCCGCAACGCCCGCGCAGCGCCGCAACCGCGCCGTGCAGGACGTGTACGAGCCGGGCTCGACCTTCAAGATCGTCACCGCCGCGGCGGCCTTCGAGGAGGATGCCGTCCAACCCGACGAAGTGTTCGACGTGAGCGCCGGCTTCATCCGGATCGGCCGCAACCGGATCCATGACTTCACCACCTACGGCCCGCTGAGCTTCACGGACGTGATCGTCAAGTCCAGCAACGTCGGGGCCATCCTGGTCGGATTGCGCCTGGGACCGGAGCGGCTCAGCCGGTACGTCGACAGGTTCGGTTTCGGGCGCGCACTGTCACGGGACTTTCCGGGAGAGAGCGCGGGCCTCGTCTGGAGTGCCGAGACGCTCAACGATCGGGCGATAGCGTCCATTGCCATGGGGTACCAGATTGCCGTCACCCCGTTGCAGATGGCGGCTGCCTTCGCCGCGGTGGCGAACGGCGGCGAGCTCCTCGAGCCTCGTGTCGTTCGCACGGTGGCCCGCAACGGTGGCCGGGTGCAGTCGGAGCGACGGGTGATCAGGCGCGCGATCTCGCGGGAGACGGCGGCTGCGCTGACCGGGATCATGACGCAGGTCGCCGAGCGCGGAACGGCCCGTCGCGCCCGAGTGCCCGGCTATGCGGTCGCCGGCAAGACCGGCACGGCGGAGAAGCTCATCGACGGTCGCTATTCGCACACCGACCACAATGCCTCGTTCGTCGGATTCGTACCGGCGGATGCCCCGCGGTTCGTCGTCCTGGTCATGCTGGACACGCCGCGCACCGCCATGATCAACGGCATCCGCCAGCGGGCATACACCGGCGGCGCGGCGGCGGCGCCGGTCTTTCAGCGTATCGCCGAGGCGGCCCTGCGGTACCTCCGGGTGCCGCGCACGCAGGACTCGACCCGACCGCCGCTGGTTGCGCGCTCCGCGCCCGCGCGGGATGCTGACCTGCGGGCGGCCGCCTGGTCGGAGTCCGCCGGGGCACCGCTTCCGGCCCGCTCTGCGGTCGCCTCCGAGGATGCGGGATCGATACCCGATCTGCGTGGGCTGAGCGCTCGGCAGGCTGTCGAAGTCCTCGGCCGCATCGGTCTGCGAGCGGAGTTCAACGGCGACGGAGCGGTGGCGCGCCACGTGCCGGCGGCGGGAGAGGCCGTCGACCCGGGCGCAACCGTCACTGTCTGGCTGCAGCGGTATGCGCCGCCGGCCGACGACGCCGAGGCGCTGGGGCCATGA
- the ftsL gene encoding cell division protein FtsL, with protein sequence MTHEDFADLVSPQIRNAPIVRELDGVRQRELRGSLILAVSLVAVLLFSVWQHFELLQHGYRTEQMRQEYARQQELNRHLRLEIETLRSPARIERVAIGQLHMVVPAGGRELLVERVVGEAVPEVPESSIVATRQEVSGEPTRGLY encoded by the coding sequence ATGACCCACGAGGATTTCGCGGATCTCGTTTCCCCGCAGATTCGCAACGCCCCGATCGTGCGCGAGCTGGACGGCGTTCGACAACGCGAGTTGCGGGGGTCGCTGATCCTGGCCGTCTCGCTGGTTGCCGTTCTGCTGTTCTCGGTCTGGCAGCACTTCGAGCTGCTGCAGCATGGCTACCGCACCGAACAGATGCGCCAGGAATACGCCAGGCAGCAGGAGCTGAACCGCCATCTCCGTCTGGAGATCGAGACCCTCCGCTCGCCGGCCCGCATCGAGCGCGTCGCGATCGGGCAACTGCACATGGTCGTCCCGGCCGGCGGCCGCGAGTTGCTCGTGGAACGGGTGGTGGGCGAAGCGGTGCCGGAGGTGCCGGAGTCGTCGATCGTGGCGACGCGGCAGGAGGTGTCGGGTGAGCCGACTCGCGGACTCTATTAG
- the rsmH gene encoding 16S rRNA (cytosine(1402)-N(4))-methyltransferase RsmH, with the protein MVTHEPVMAAEVVTVLDPARGGLFVDCTVGGGGHARALLEGGADRVLGLDRDGEALAAAARTLTSWTDRVELVHSDFRNLDAALAERGIGDIDGGALADLGISSLQLDGAGRGFSFRRDEPLDMRMDRSTGPTAADLLRDTPESELADVIHQYGEDRYARRISRRLVASRACAPLTSTGQLAEAVRRAVPYRGRRRIHPATRTFQALRIWVNRELDGLDAWLLALCRRLRTGARLAVITFHSLEDRIVKRALRRFEREAGAAIRVLTRRPLRPSAGEVARNPRARSAKLRAAERLA; encoded by the coding sequence GGAGGTGGTGACCGTCCTCGATCCGGCGCGCGGCGGCCTGTTCGTCGACTGCACGGTCGGAGGCGGCGGCCACGCCCGCGCGCTCCTGGAAGGCGGCGCGGATCGCGTGCTGGGGCTCGACCGGGACGGTGAGGCGCTGGCGGCGGCCGCGCGGACGCTGACGAGCTGGACCGACCGTGTCGAGCTCGTCCACTCCGACTTCCGCAACCTGGATGCGGCGCTCGCCGAGCGCGGCATCGGCGACATCGACGGCGGCGCCCTCGCCGACCTGGGAATCTCGTCGCTGCAGCTCGACGGCGCCGGACGCGGCTTCAGCTTCCGGCGCGACGAACCGCTCGACATGCGGATGGATCGTTCGACCGGCCCGACGGCCGCCGACCTCCTGCGCGACACGCCCGAGTCGGAGCTCGCCGACGTGATCCACCAGTACGGGGAGGATCGCTACGCGCGGCGCATCTCCCGGCGCCTGGTCGCCTCGCGCGCCTGCGCGCCGTTGACATCCACCGGTCAACTGGCGGAGGCGGTCCGCCGTGCGGTGCCCTACCGGGGCCGCCGGCGCATCCATCCCGCCACCCGCACCTTCCAGGCGCTGCGAATCTGGGTCAACCGCGAGCTCGACGGGCTGGACGCCTGGCTGCTGGCGCTTTGCCGGCGCCTGCGGACCGGGGCGCGGCTGGCCGTCATCACCTTTCATTCGCTGGAGGATCGCATCGTCAAGCGGGCGTTGCGCCGATTCGAGCGTGAAGCCGGCGCCGCCATCAGGGTGCTGACCAGACGCCCGTTGCGTCCCTCCGCGGGCGAGGTGGCCCGGAATCCCCGTGCGCGCAGCGCGAAGCTGCGCGCCGCCGAGAGGCTGGCATGA